From one bacterium Scap17 genomic stretch:
- a CDS encoding ATP-binding cassette domain-containing protein, producing the protein MDSAELGETLVEIRDLEKRFSLSGDFLEQLTFEKGRLRRKQEYVHAINGVTLDVKRGEALCVVGESGCGKSTVARTVMGLLKPSGGEICFDGTRIDDMAPRDLLPYRRRMQMIFQNPYASLNPRMTIQQTLEEPLRFHQPNLKDGEIRDKIEEVMRSVGIDPDWGKRFAHEFSGGQRQRISIARALAVDPEFIVADEPISALDVSIQAQVLNLMMEAQEQRNLTYLFITHDLAVVEHFGTRVAVMYLGTLCELADTRSLFARPRHPYTQALMSAIPRLHDDKPNHIRLEGEVPTPVNLPSGCVFHGRCPHANQRCRTEIPRLIATDTGQVACHAVEEGRID; encoded by the coding sequence ATGGATAGCGCCGAGCTTGGCGAAACTCTGGTGGAAATCCGTGATCTCGAGAAGCGCTTCTCGTTGTCCGGCGACTTCCTCGAGCAGCTGACCTTCGAGAAGGGACGCCTGCGTCGCAAGCAGGAATACGTGCACGCCATCAATGGCGTCACGCTGGATGTCAAGCGCGGTGAGGCGCTGTGCGTGGTCGGAGAATCCGGCTGTGGCAAGTCGACGGTCGCACGTACCGTGATGGGGCTTCTCAAGCCCAGCGGTGGAGAGATCTGTTTTGACGGTACCCGCATCGATGACATGGCCCCGCGGGACCTGCTGCCCTACCGTCGTCGCATGCAGATGATCTTCCAGAATCCCTATGCGTCGCTGAATCCACGCATGACCATCCAGCAGACCCTGGAGGAGCCGCTGCGCTTCCATCAGCCGAACCTCAAGGATGGCGAGATCCGTGACAAGATCGAGGAGGTCATGCGCTCGGTGGGCATTGACCCCGACTGGGGCAAGCGCTTCGCCCATGAATTCTCCGGCGGGCAGCGTCAGCGTATCTCGATCGCGCGCGCACTGGCGGTGGACCCGGAATTCATCGTCGCCGATGAGCCGATCTCGGCGCTGGATGTCTCCATCCAGGCGCAGGTGCTCAACCTGATGATGGAGGCGCAGGAGCAACGCAACCTGACGTATCTGTTCATCACCCATGATCTGGCCGTGGTCGAGCACTTCGGTACCCGCGTCGCGGTGATGTATCTGGGCACGCTGTGCGAGCTGGCGGACACCCGTTCGCTGTTTGCTCGCCCGCGTCACCCTTACACCCAGGCGTTGATGTCGGCGATTCCGCGCCTGCACGATGACAAACCCAATCACATTCGCCTCGAGGGTGAGGTGCCGACGCCGGTCAATCTGCCTTCGGGCTGCGTCTTCCATGGCCGTTGCCCGCATGCCAATCAGCGCTGCCGCACCGAGATTCCGCGCCTGATCGCCACGGACACTGGTCAGGTCGCCTGCCACGCCGTGGAAGAAGGCCGTATCGATTGA
- a CDS encoding ABC transporter ATP-binding protein, whose amino-acid sequence MALLEVNNLDVRFAMRGGEVRALRDVSFTLERGERLGIVGESGAGKSVAAFTILNLIAKPGYIAGGEIKFDGEVLNTLKPKAMQAIRGNRISMIFQDPMMTLNPVLTIGEQMIECLKAHRHISRKDARAIALHKLNQVFIPSPEKRLDQYPHELSGGMRQRIIIAIALLLDPDIIVADEPTTALDVTIQAEIMELLLLLCEKHNVGLILITHDLGVVSQVTQRTLVMYAGRVIEQGPTREIINDAQHPYTQGLINALPQMATPGSRLNQIRGSMPTLTKIPAGCAFNPRCDFAANVCLEKVPAFAHSGNCKVACHMVDAMVAGERWTPIISDANGNGTTPTDSHHTEVNA is encoded by the coding sequence ATGGCACTACTTGAAGTCAACAATCTCGACGTCCGCTTCGCCATGCGAGGCGGTGAGGTGCGCGCCCTGCGCGACGTCAGTTTCACCCTGGAACGCGGTGAGCGGCTGGGGATCGTTGGTGAGTCGGGGGCCGGAAAGTCGGTCGCGGCCTTCACCATCCTGAATCTGATCGCCAAGCCCGGCTACATCGCCGGCGGCGAAATCAAGTTCGATGGGGAAGTGCTCAACACCCTCAAGCCCAAGGCGATGCAGGCGATTCGCGGCAACCGCATCTCGATGATCTTCCAGGACCCGATGATGACGCTCAACCCGGTGTTGACCATCGGTGAGCAGATGATCGAGTGTCTGAAGGCGCACCGTCACATCTCCCGCAAGGATGCGCGCGCCATCGCCCTGCACAAGCTCAATCAGGTCTTCATTCCCTCACCGGAGAAGCGCCTGGATCAGTACCCCCATGAGCTGTCCGGTGGCATGCGACAGCGCATCATCATCGCCATCGCGCTGCTGCTGGACCCGGACATCATCGTCGCCGATGAGCCGACCACCGCACTGGATGTGACCATCCAGGCCGAGATCATGGAGCTGTTGCTGCTGCTGTGCGAGAAGCACAACGTCGGGCTGATCCTGATCACCCACGATCTGGGGGTGGTCAGCCAGGTCACCCAGCGCACCCTGGTGATGTATGCCGGGCGTGTCATCGAACAGGGTCCGACCCGCGAGATCATCAATGATGCTCAGCACCCCTACACCCAAGGGCTGATCAACGCCCTGCCCCAGATGGCCACTCCGGGCAGCCGTCTGAACCAGATTCGTGGCTCGATGCCGACCCTGACCAAGATTCCGGCCGGTTGCGCCTTCAATCCGCGCTGTGATTTCGCAGCGAATGTCTGCCTCGAGAAAGTGCCGGCCTTTGCCCATTCCGGCAACTGCAAGGTGGCCTGCCATATGGTCGATGCCATGGTGGCCGGCGAGCGCTGGACTCCGATCATCTCCGATGCCAACGGCAATGGCACCACACCCACTGACAGCCACCACACGGAGGTGAACGCATGA
- a CDS encoding LysR family transcriptional regulator, whose amino-acid sequence MEIRWLEDFIVLAQTRHFSRAADAQNVSQPTFSRRIKLLEEEMGTTLINRQTLPLSLTPAGDEFLQLCEQITERVRITRERLQDMAQQQASKISLGAPQSLVSHFLPDWLDELQLREQVLPYLRATGWLAADYFHGLDRGECDLALCYWPQARVDLGFELDSYQYLVVGEETFIPLCAPGADGNPRHQLPGMRRNPLPFISPHPRAVVATSLMAHLAQVPIQAHLVTMNENIQAANIKALVLQGYGIGWLPQRLAAEEIACGKLVRAGDSRWDLGLHIRLYRPRVPRHDSVSELWHQLEAHFS is encoded by the coding sequence ATGGAAATTCGCTGGCTCGAAGATTTCATCGTTCTGGCTCAGACCCGACATTTCTCGCGGGCAGCCGATGCACAGAATGTCTCTCAGCCTACCTTTTCCCGCCGCATCAAGTTGCTGGAAGAGGAGATGGGCACCACCTTGATCAATCGTCAGACCCTGCCGCTGTCGCTCACTCCCGCCGGAGACGAGTTTCTCCAGCTGTGCGAGCAGATCACCGAGCGCGTACGTATCACACGCGAACGCCTGCAGGACATGGCCCAGCAGCAAGCCAGCAAGATATCGCTGGGGGCACCGCAGTCACTGGTGTCCCACTTCCTGCCTGATTGGCTCGATGAGCTTCAGCTGCGTGAACAGGTGCTGCCCTATCTGCGTGCCACCGGCTGGCTGGCGGCCGACTATTTCCACGGGCTGGATCGCGGCGAATGTGACCTGGCACTGTGCTATTGGCCCCAGGCACGTGTCGATCTCGGCTTTGAGCTGGACAGTTACCAATACCTGGTAGTCGGCGAAGAAACCTTCATTCCGCTGTGTGCGCCCGGCGCGGATGGTAACCCCCGCCATCAGTTGCCGGGCATGCGGCGCAATCCGCTGCCGTTCATCAGCCCGCATCCGCGCGCCGTCGTCGCCACCTCGCTGATGGCGCATCTCGCTCAGGTCCCGATTCAGGCGCACCTGGTGACCATGAACGAGAATATCCAGGCGGCCAACATCAAGGCGCTGGTGTTGCAGGGCTATGGCATCGGCTGGTTGCCGCAGCGACTGGCCGCAGAAGAAATCGCCTGCGGCAAGCTGGTGCGTGCCGGTGACTCGCGCTGGGATCTTGGCCTGCATATTCGCCTGTATCGCCCGCGCGTGCCGCGCCACGACAGTGTCAGTGAGCTCTGGCACCAGCTGGAAGCCCATTTCTCGTGA
- a CDS encoding ABC transporter permease, translating into MIAFLIKRLMHAVLVMFVISIISFAIQDNLGDPLREMTGQAVSEAQREVMRDEMGLNDPFITQYLRFAGNALQGDLGTSYFYKQPATEVILKHLPATLELVMASSLIIILLSAPIGVFAAIRPRNWLSRLFMGTSIIGISVPVFLTAIVLIQLFAIGVTVDWFPSDTTWGSVLNGMLSTDGGMPSYGRGELVHVAGTWSSGFFTADGLWHLVLPATSLASIMLPLFIRLIRAEMMEVLQSDYIKFARAKGIGLKRIYFLHALKNTMLPVITVGGVQIGTMVAYTILTETVFQWPGMGLMFLEAITRSDIPLIVAYLMMVGVIFVITNTLVDLIYGLVNPTVKLAGKPA; encoded by the coding sequence ATGATTGCCTTTCTGATCAAACGCCTGATGCACGCCGTACTGGTCATGTTCGTGATCAGCATCATCAGCTTCGCCATCCAGGACAACCTGGGCGATCCGCTGCGCGAGATGACCGGCCAGGCCGTGTCGGAAGCCCAGCGTGAAGTCATGCGCGATGAAATGGGCCTCAACGACCCCTTCATCACCCAATATCTGCGTTTTGCCGGCAATGCCCTGCAAGGGGACCTCGGCACCTCGTATTTCTACAAGCAGCCGGCGACCGAGGTGATTCTCAAGCACCTGCCTGCCACGCTGGAACTGGTGATGGCCTCGAGCCTGATCATCATCCTGCTGTCTGCCCCCATCGGGGTGTTCGCAGCGATCCGTCCACGAAACTGGCTGTCCCGCCTGTTCATGGGCACCTCGATCATCGGTATCTCGGTGCCGGTCTTCCTGACCGCCATCGTGTTGATCCAGCTGTTCGCGATCGGCGTGACGGTGGACTGGTTCCCCAGCGACACCACCTGGGGCAGTGTCCTGAACGGCATGCTGTCCACCGATGGCGGCATGCCCTCCTACGGACGTGGTGAGCTGGTGCACGTCGCGGGCACCTGGTCGAGCGGCTTCTTCACCGCCGATGGCCTCTGGCACCTGGTGCTGCCGGCCACCTCGCTGGCCTCGATCATGCTGCCGCTGTTCATCCGCCTGATTCGTGCCGAGATGATGGAAGTGCTGCAGTCGGACTACATCAAGTTCGCGCGCGCCAAGGGCATCGGCCTCAAGCGTATCTACTTCCTGCACGCACTGAAGAACACCATGTTGCCGGTGATCACCGTCGGCGGCGTGCAGATCGGCACCATGGTGGCCTACACCATCCTGACCGAGACCGTCTTCCAGTGGCCGGGCATGGGCCTGATGTTCCTCGAGGCCATCACCCGCTCCGACATCCCGCTGATCGTGGCCTATCTGATGATGGTCGGCGTGATCTTCGTGATCACCAATACCCTCGTCGATCTGATCTACGGACTGGTCAACCCCACCGTCAAGCTTGCGGGGAAACCGGCATGA
- a CDS encoding ABC transporter permease — protein MSQSNTQSNTQSSNAPVTPKTSSIVVPGRWQRFRESYLVYSFKRDWMAQACLLVFIAMVLGAFLAPWIAPADPYDLASIDIMNSELPPAWMAGGDPAFLLGTDAQGRDLLSTILYGTRVSLLIGFGAVILQALLGVTFGLLAGYLGGRIDAFLMRMADIQLSFSTLMVAIVVGAIIKATFGGAAFSDYALILLILIIGLAEWPQYARTVRASVLAEKNKEYVDAARVMGFRSRRIMFRHILPNTLSPIFVISTVQIANAIISEAALSFLGLGMPETQPSLGSLIKSGFDYLQSGSWWITLIPGGVLIVLVLVINLLGDWLRDVMNPRLYKG, from the coding sequence ATGAGCCAATCCAACACTCAGTCCAACACCCAATCGAGCAACGCGCCCGTCACCCCGAAGACCAGTTCCATCGTGGTCCCCGGCCGTTGGCAGCGTTTCCGCGAGTCCTATCTGGTCTACAGCTTCAAGCGTGACTGGATGGCTCAGGCCTGTCTGCTGGTGTTCATCGCCATGGTGCTCGGGGCCTTCCTCGCGCCGTGGATCGCTCCGGCTGACCCCTATGACCTGGCCAGTATCGACATCATGAACTCGGAGCTGCCGCCGGCGTGGATGGCGGGCGGTGATCCGGCGTTCCTGCTGGGCACCGATGCCCAGGGGCGAGATCTGCTCTCCACCATTCTCTACGGCACGCGCGTGTCACTGTTGATCGGCTTCGGCGCGGTCATCCTGCAGGCGCTGCTCGGCGTGACCTTCGGGCTGCTGGCGGGCTATCTGGGCGGGCGTATCGATGCCTTCCTGATGCGCATGGCCGATATCCAGCTGTCGTTCTCGACCCTGATGGTCGCCATCGTGGTGGGTGCCATCATCAAGGCGACCTTCGGTGGCGCCGCCTTCTCGGACTACGCGCTGATCCTGTTGATCCTGATCATCGGGCTAGCGGAATGGCCGCAGTATGCACGTACCGTCCGCGCTTCGGTGCTGGCGGAGAAGAACAAGGAATACGTCGATGCCGCGCGGGTGATGGGCTTCCGCTCCCGTCGCATCATGTTCCGTCACATCCTGCCCAACACCCTGTCGCCGATCTTCGTCATCTCCACGGTGCAGATCGCCAACGCGATCATCTCGGAGGCGGCGCTGTCCTTCCTCGGTCTCGGCATGCCGGAGACCCAGCCGTCGCTGGGGTCACTGATCAAATCCGGGTTCGACTATCTGCAGTCGGGCAGCTGGTGGATCACGCTGATCCCCGGTGGCGTGCTGATCGTGCTGGTCCTGGTCATCAACCTGCTGGGCGACTGGCTGCGTGATGTCATGAACCCGCGTCTCTACAAGGGCTGA